The Candidatus Eisenbacteria bacterium DNA window GGTCGGCGCCAAGGCCTGCGGGCGCAACGGCGGCTTCACGCCCGAGCGGGGCTGGGCGCGGATCGAGGCCGCGCTCGGCACGCTCGCCGCGAACCTCGGAGCGCCGGCCGGGGCGTAGCGCAGGCGCGGCGCTGAGCTCAACCGGCGACTGCAGTGGCCCCGGCCCACCTCGCGAACGCGCGTTCACGAGGGCCGATCGGAGACGCAGGCTCGTAACAGATGCCGTCCCCCAACTTCGGAAGAGATCGTGTGCCTTGCCACGTGAAGCGCATTTCGTAATGCGATGGACCACCGAGGGCCGGGAAATCCCGGCCCTCGGTGCGAGATCGACCCAAGCCGCAGGCTGCCGGCCCTGACCGCCTGGCCATGGCGCCCCCGCGCTTTGCCCCGCTCCGCGCCGCGGTCTAGCTTCCCGCCATGCCCCTGACTCCCGCGGCGCTCGCGGAGCTGCGCGCGCTGCTCGGCCCCGAAGGCGTGCTGGCGAGCGACGCCGCGCTCTTCACCTACGAGGCGGACTCGCTGGTCATCGAGAAGTTCCGCCCCGAGGTCGTCGCGCTGCCGACCTCGACCGACGAGGTGTGCGCGGTCCTGCGCTGGGCGCGCGCGCACGGGCTGGGCGTCACGCCGCGCGGCGCGGGCACGGGGCTCGCGGGTGGCTGCACCTGCGAGCAGGGCGGCGTGTCGCTGTCGCTCAACCGCATGAACGGGGTGCTGCGGCTCGACGAGGAGCGCCTGTTCGCCTGGGTGCACCCGGGGCTCGTGAACCTGCAGCTCTCGCAGCAGCTCGCGCCCGCGGGCCTCTACTTCGCGCCCGATCCGGCGTCGCAGCAGGTGAGCACGATCGGCGGCAACGTCTCGACCAACGCGGGCGGGCCGCATTGCCTCAAGTACGGGGTCACGCTCAATCACGTGCTCGGGCTCACGGTCGTGCTCGCCGACGGCGTCGCGGCGACGCTGGGCGGCGAGGCGTGCGACGCGCCGGACTTCGACCTCGCGAGCGTCGTGGTCGGCAGCGAGGGCACGTGCGCGATCGTGACCGAGGTGTGCGTGCGGCTGCTGCCGGTTCCCGAGGGCGTCAAGACGATGCTGTTCGACTACGCCGACATCGGCGACGCGTGCGAGACGGTCTCGCGCGTCATCGCGGCCGGCATCGTGCCCGCGGCGATGGAGATCATGGACCGCGTGACGACCGGCGTGGTCGAGGCGTGGCTGCACATGGGCCTGCCGACCGACGCCGGCGCGGTGCTGCTGATCGAGCTCGACGGCCCGGCGGTCGCGCTCGAG harbors:
- a CDS encoding FAD-binding protein, giving the protein MPLTPAALAELRALLGPEGVLASDAALFTYEADSLVIEKFRPEVVALPTSTDEVCAVLRWARAHGLGVTPRGAGTGLAGGCTCEQGGVSLSLNRMNGVLRLDEERLFAWVHPGLVNLQLSQQLAPAGLYFAPDPASQQVSTIGGNVSTNAGGPHCLKYGVTLNHVLGLTVVLADGVAATLGGEACDAPDFDLASVVVGSEGTCAIVTEVCVRLLPVPEGVKTMLFDYADIGDACETVSRVIAAGIVPAAMEIMDRVTTGVVEAWLHMGLPTDAGAVLLIELDGPAVALEPQAARIEQIAKAHRARSTRVAQDAAERALLWKGRKSAFGAFGRAASGFYVMDGVVPRTKLAEALAATYRLSGERGLTVGNVFHAGDGNLHPNVMFDARSPKQQADALEVSQEILRLCIRLGGTISGEHGVGIEKRPMMSELFGADDLAVMERVRHAFNPDGVLNPGKVLPAGAGCGEAHARGPAQLGGMRPRPDAEGPWI